One window of Quercus robur chromosome 12, dhQueRobu3.1, whole genome shotgun sequence genomic DNA carries:
- the LOC126708392 gene encoding probable aspartyl protease At4g16563, whose protein sequence is MASMLLCFILCFSSLSVSLSEVVVLPLTHSLPKFNSTQLLFKSLSIHSSIRFQQHQQKKQNQSQQISIPLSEVGGYFLSITTGSNPSKSISLVMDTGSHIVWYPCSPYKCFRCKTPPTLLKPPKNASVSCSSPACPAAHRSRSPDPSDICAVAGCPIKLIDNSDCDSYSCPPFYLAYGDGSIIARLHKDSASVPTSSVPSLIPNFTFGCAHKSINEEVGVAGFGPGLLSLPSQLATVYPQVSKGFSYCLGDSSFNNSEIPSSSALFLGLKDESGNSSTEFSYTPILDNPSHPYYYTVGLEGISVGKKYIAAPELVKRVDQNGDGGTIVDSGSTMTTLPKSLHDSVVAELDRFNNERAKVVEDKSGFERCYYFDGDMMNMNLPAVVLHFVGNGNGSSSSVTIPRGNYLVEIYAEKNDPNQRHSLCLTLKNGGDKIGGFGAVFGYFMQLGFEVVYDLANKRIGFGKQPCKALLDKVK, encoded by the coding sequence ATGGCTTCCATGTTGCTCTGTTTCATACTCTGTTTCTCAAGCCTCTCTGTTTCTTTATCAGAGGTTGTGGTTTTACCTCTAACTCACTCCCTCCCCAAATTCAACAGTACCCAACTTCTCTTCAAATCGCTCTCCATTCACTCCTCCATTCGCTTCCAGCAACACcagcaaaaaaaacaaaaccaaagccAACAAATCTCTATCCCACTATCAGAAGTCGGTGGCTACTTCCTTTCCATCACAACCGGCTCAAACCCTTCAAAATCCATTTCTCTCGTCATGGACACTGGCTCTCATATCGTCTGGTACCCTTGCTCCCCTTACAAATGCTTTCGCTGCAAAACCCCACCCACACTTCTAAAACCTCCCAAAAATGCCTCGGTTTCATGCAGCTCCCCAGCTTGCCCCGCCGCACACCGTTCGAGATCTCCCGACCCCAGTGATATCTGCGCCGTTGCTGGTTGCCCTATAAAGCTTATCGACAACTCTGATTGCGACTCTTATTCTTGCCCACCTTTCTACCTTGCCTACGGTGATGGAAGCATAATAGCTCGCCTTCACAAAGATAGTGCATCCGTACCCACCTCCTCAGTTCCTTCTCTCATTCCAAATTTCACTTTTGGGTGTGCCCACAAATCTATCAATGAGGAAGTTGGGGTCGCTGGGTTTGGTCCTGGTTTGCTTTCTTTGCCATCACAACTCGCTACTGTCTATCCTCAAGTCAGTAAAGGGTTCTCTTATTGCTTGGGCGATTCCTCGTTTAATAACTCCGAAATTCCTAGTTCGAGTGCACTCTTTCTCGGCCTCAAAGACGAGTCGGGTAACTCCTCAACTGAGTTTTCGTACACGCCCATTCTTGACAACCCGAGTCACCCTTACTATTACACGGTTGGACTGGAGGGAATCTCTGTGGGAAAGAAGTATATCGCGGCACCGGAGCTTGTGAAACGGGTTGACCAGAATGGGGATGGCGGGACAATCGTGGACTCGGGATCAACGATGACGACGTTGCCGAAGAGTCTACATGACTCGGTGGTGGCCGAGTTGGATCGGTTTAATAACGAGCGAGCGAAAGTGGTCGAGGACAAGTCGGGATTCGAGAGGTGTTATTATTTCGATGGCGATATGATGAATATGAATCTTCCTGCCGTGGTTTTACACTTCGTTGGGAATGGTAATGGATCCAGTTCCAGTGTTACGATACCTAGGGGTAAttatttggttgaaatttaCGCAGAAAAAAACGATCCTAACCAGAGGCACAGTCTGTGTTTGACACTCAAAAACGGTGGGGATAAGATTGGTGGGTTCGGGgctgtttttgggtattttatgCAACTAGGGTTTGAGGTTGTTTATGATTTGGCTAATAAGAGAATTGGATTTGGGAAGCAACCGTGCAAAGCACTTTTggataaagtaaaataa